A stretch of Henckelia pumila isolate YLH828 chromosome 4, ASM3356847v2, whole genome shotgun sequence DNA encodes these proteins:
- the LOC140860258 gene encoding UBP1-associated protein 2C-like → MYSAMDFNKKRKADENGGAYALQSDLNNTVASVLGNLLPEDAQKILDPLSKDQLLPILRAAILRHPEILEEVRAVADADPVRRKLFVRGLGWETTTEKLRVVFSAYGELDEANTIVITDKNTGKSKGYGFVTFQHVDAAILALKEPNKKIDGRITVTQLAAAGNSNPVDLALRKVYVGNIPFEISSERLLSHFSMYGEIEEGPLGFDKQSGKAKGFAFFVYKTEEGANASLVDPMKTIDGHQLVCKLATDNKKQIPNLGPTGGMTPGMPNSGVMGMHGGGIPTPNYGMGGYTGYGQGQNVPQHSQQTGMMHHNASYNTALGGSGGQGYGGGVGGAGSGEFGGGLGNAGGYRMPSAIGMHSSGGYSDGGNYGLQATYPLQPNQPGSVPGPRVPAYQGAPPYH, encoded by the coding sequence ATgtactcagccatggatttcAACAAGAAACGCAAAGCCGACGAGAACGGAGGCGCGTACGCTCTACAATCCGACCTCAACAACACGGTAGCATCCGTACTCGGAAACTTATTGCCCGAAGATGCTCAGAAAATTCTCGACCCCCTCTCCAAGGACCAGTTGCTTCCCATCCTACGCGCAGCCATCCTACGCCACCCCGAAATCTTGGAGGAGGTGCGCGCCGTCGCCGACGCGGACCCAGTTCGGCGGAAGCTATTTGTTCGTGGCCTCGGTTGGGAGACCACCACCGAGAAACTTCGCGTCGTGTTCTCCGCGTACGGTGAACTCGATGAGGCGAACACCATCGTCATCACTGATAAGAACACTGGAAAATCCAAGGGTTATGGATTTGTGACATTTCAGCACGTTGATGCTGCAATACTGGCACTGAAAGAGCCGAACAAAAAGATTGACGGGCGTATTACAGTGACTCAACTCGCCGCTGCTGGTAATTCCAATCCGGTTGACCTGGCCTTAAGGAAGGTTTATGTCGGTAACATCCCTTTTGAAATTTCTTCGGAGAGGTTGTTGAGCCACTTTTCGATGTATGGTGAGATTGAGGAGGGGCCTCTAGGGTTCGACAAGCAGAGCGGAAAGGCCAAGGGTTTTGCATTTTTCGTTTATAAGACGGAGGAGGGGGCAAATGCATCTTTGGTTGATCCCATGAAAACTATTGATGGCCACCAGCTGGTTTGTAAGCTGGCTACGGATAACAAGAAACAAATTCCAAATTTAGGCCCGACAGGTGGAATGACTCCCGGAATGCCTAACTCTGGAGTCATGGGAATGCATGGTGGTGGGATACCAACACCCAACTACGGAATGGGAGGTTACACTGGATATGGGCAGGGGCAAAACGTGCCCCAGCATTCACAGCAAACTGGAATGATGCATCATAATGCAAGCTATAATACCGCATTGGGTGGATCAGGTGGGCAAGGTTATGGTGGTGGTGTAGGCGGTGCTGGATCAGGGGAGTTTGGTGGAGGATTAGGTAACGCAGGAGGTTATAGAATGCCCAGTGCAATTGGAATGCATAGTTCAGGGGGCTATTCAGATGGTGGGAACTATGGGCTTCAGGCGACATATCCATTGCAGCCGAACCAGCCTGGAAGTGTTCCAGGGCCCAGGGTTCCAGCATACCAGGGTGCGCCACCATATCATTGA
- the LOC140866767 gene encoding uncharacterized protein yields MDSGCKGQAWVDNLRHRFSTFCSEADEIICQDSVKYVRTKLITVGENLMNFCSEIVEDVITDFSVDSAGENGPASPTQEQDGNFPAQKMLSIHIDTEQDGKSCEMNSSSTLLSIKPLGERCTDIQYDGKDEVSNHFGKQSLDEHNNAHELPDDEVTCSSSGSTKTIQSNEFDQPSCCQKLEESIIMVNSDECYSDLDMETNYLSLENTKVKFCTLKKKIGSEHSFRSASQAIYSETDRMTEKCCTELPCATDSRVVNEDFCDWEII; encoded by the exons ATGGATTCTGGGTGTAAAGGTCAAGCTTGGGTTGATAACCTACGTCACCGTTTCAGTACTTTCTGTTCAGAGGCTGATGAAATCATATGCCAG GATTCTGTCAAATATGTTCGAACTAAATTGATCACTGTGGGTGAAAATCTCATGAACTTTTGTTCTGAGATAGTAGAAGATGTTATCACCGACTTTTCAGTGGATTCTGCAGGGGAAAATGGCCCAGCTTCCCCTACACAGGAACAAGACGGGAATTTTCCTGCTCAGAAAATGTTGAGCATCCATATTGATACAGAACAGGATGGGAAATCATGTGAGATGAATTCGTCATCCACTTTATTGTCAATCAAACCTTTGGGGGAGAGATGTACTGATATCCAATACGATGGAAAAG ATGAGGTGAGCAACCATTTCGGCAAACAGAGTCTAGATGAACATAACAACGCTCATGAACTACCAGATGATGAAGTTACCTGCTCTAGTTCTGGGTCTACAAAAACAATTCAGTCTAATG AGTTTGATCAACCGAGTTGCTGTCAGAAGCTCGAGGAAAGCATCATCATGGTGAATAGTGATGAATGCTATTCAGATTTGGACATGGAAACGAATTACCTTTCTCTTGAG AATACTAAGGTAAAGTTCTGTACATTGAAGAAGAAGATAGGCAGTGAACATTCATTCCGAAGTGCTTCTCAAGCTATATATTCAGAAACAGATCGAATGACAGAGAAGTGCTGCACAGAACTTCCATGTGCCACGGATTCAAGGGTGGTGAATGAAGATTTCTGTGATTGGGAGATTATCTGA
- the LOC140867600 gene encoding vignain-like, with amino-acid sequence MTAVPPSVDWRKKGAVTGVKDQGQCGCCWAFSAITATEGIHQLSTGKLISLSEQQLVDCDISEDQGCNGGLMDYAFEYIIGNNGITTEANYPYDGEDGTCNSNKESSHVAKITGYEDVPANSESSLLQAVANQPVSVAIDAGGSDFQFYSSGVFTGACGTDLDHGVTAVGYGKTSDGTKYWLVKNSWGENGYIRMERDIGARCRRAMWNCHAIFLSNCVKL; translated from the exons ATGACCGCAGTTCCACCGAGTGTTGATTGGAGAAAGAAGGGAGCTGTTACAGGAGTTAAAGACCAAGGACAATGTG GATGTTGCTGGGCTTTTTCAGCTATTACAGCCACGGAAGGAATCCACCAGCTTAGTACAGGAAAATTGATTTCACTGTCCGAACAACAACTAGTGGATTGCGACATAAGTGAAGATCAAGGCTGCAATGGTGGACTAATGGACTATGCATTCGAATACATAATCGGAAACAATGGCATAACCACAGAAGCTAACTACCCATATGATGGAGAGGATGGAACATGCAACTCTAATAAAGAGTCCTCCCATGTTGCCAAGATCACAGGCTACGAAGATGTCCCGGCCAACAGCGAGTCGTCGTTGCTGCAAGCCGTGGCTAACCAGCCAGTTTCTGTGGCCATTGATGCTGGAGGATCCGATTTCCAATTCTACTCAAGTGGGGTTTTTACAGGAGCGTGTGGTACTGATCTAGACCATGGCGTTACTGCAGTTGGTTACGGAAAAACTAGCGACGGAACTAAGTATTGGCTGGTTAAAAATTCGTGGGGCGAGAATGGATACATTAGAATGGAAAGGGATATTGGCGCGCGCTGCAGAAGGGCTATGTGGAATTGCCATGCAATCTTCTTATCCAACTGTGTGAAATTATAA